The following coding sequences lie in one Treponema socranskii subsp. buccale genomic window:
- a CDS encoding RecQ family ATP-dependent DNA helicase — MQFEKEICSDGEAGLDDDALGAAKRAFGISYLYPWQRLVIANIIDAYRSRKAETDDGSAAEADGIAAEAKNSTNDAGSEDTAEYGRQIVLLPTGAGKSLCFLVPALLLDGPTLIIYPLLALMADQRRRMEEGNIGNVTFRGSQSAEERAENFNKIKAGAKIILANPEVLQNEALVTRLSECAIAHVAIDEAHCVSEWGDSFRPSYLTLGNIIKKLGSPLVTAFTATASPQVLSRIADVLFDGSARIVRSESDRPNIRYRVEYSCCKKHTALMLAYTEQRPMIIFCPTRVCAEDVARDLMLCYGKESARFYHAGLEKSEKDEIEKWFYDKTDAVLCATCAYGMGVDKKDIRTIVHIDAPNTAEQYIQEAGRSGRDGKDANAILLWSPADTARFSRFPKGSREYAMKEFAETKNCRRQVLLDALGAEEAVCSGCDICDAQKKAEAKEKTFRTMPPYKKIYRLVRNRFFPAERDEDFALRFIANHRNAYTKIELEGMLLALLNERSQKICGLNTWEHDTVSELVFQLEKSGRICIKTFPWKGKVGIPRGNKHVCTSTV; from the coding sequence ATGCAATTCGAAAAAGAAATCTGCAGCGACGGCGAAGCGGGCTTGGACGACGACGCGCTCGGTGCGGCAAAACGCGCTTTCGGCATAAGCTATCTCTATCCGTGGCAGCGCCTCGTCATCGCGAACATCATCGACGCGTATCGCAGCAGGAAGGCGGAAACGGACGACGGCAGCGCTGCGGAAGCGGACGGCATTGCGGCCGAAGCGAAGAACAGTACAAACGATGCGGGCAGCGAAGACACGGCCGAATACGGCAGGCAGATAGTCCTCCTTCCGACGGGAGCCGGAAAGTCCTTGTGCTTTCTCGTTCCCGCCCTGCTTTTGGACGGGCCGACGCTCATCATCTATCCCCTCCTCGCGCTCATGGCCGATCAAAGGCGGCGTATGGAAGAAGGGAATATCGGCAATGTTACGTTTCGGGGCAGCCAAAGCGCCGAAGAGCGGGCGGAAAATTTCAATAAAATAAAAGCGGGTGCGAAGATCATTTTGGCAAATCCCGAAGTGCTGCAAAACGAAGCACTGGTCACCCGTCTTTCCGAATGCGCAATCGCGCACGTCGCCATCGACGAAGCGCACTGCGTTTCCGAATGGGGCGACAGTTTCCGCCCTTCGTATTTGACGCTCGGAAACATCATCAAAAAACTCGGCTCGCCCCTCGTCACCGCTTTTACCGCGACGGCTTCTCCCCAAGTGCTCTCCCGCATAGCGGACGTGCTTTTCGACGGAAGCGCGCGCATCGTGCGATCGGAAAGCGATCGTCCGAATATCCGCTACCGCGTCGAATACAGCTGCTGTAAAAAGCATACGGCGCTCATGCTCGCTTACACCGAACAAAGGCCGATGATAATTTTTTGCCCCACGAGAGTCTGCGCCGAAGACGTCGCGCGCGATCTTATGCTCTGTTACGGAAAAGAATCGGCGCGTTTTTATCACGCGGGTTTGGAAAAATCGGAAAAAGATGAAATCGAAAAATGGTTTTACGATAAAACCGATGCCGTCCTCTGCGCGACCTGCGCCTACGGTATGGGGGTCGATAAAAAAGATATCCGCACGATCGTTCACATCGACGCGCCGAACACGGCCGAACAATATATTCAGGAAGCGGGACGGAGCGGACGCGACGGAAAAGATGCGAACGCGATTTTGCTGTGGAGTCCCGCGGATACTGCCCGCTTTTCACGCTTTCCGAAAGGGAGCCGCGAATACGCGATGAAAGAATTCGCCGAAACGAAAAACTGCCGCAGGCAAGTGCTTCTCGACGCACTCGGCGCGGAGGAGGCGGTGTGCAGCGGCTGCGACATCTGCGACGCCCAAAAGAAAGCCGAAGCGAAAGAAAAGACGTTCCGAACGATGCCGCCGTATAAAAAAATATACCGCCTTGTACGAAATCGTTTTTTCCCTGCGGAGCGCGACGAAGACTTCGCCTTGCGTTTTATCGCAAATCACCGGAACGCATACACGAAAATCGAACTTGAAGGAATGCTGCTCGCGCTCTTAAACGAACGCTCTCAGAAAATCTGCGGCCTCAATACGTGGGAACACGATACCGTTTCCGAACTCGTCTTTCAGCTTGAAAAAAGCGGCCGCATTTGCATAAAAACTTTTCCGTGGAAAGGAAAAGTCGGCATCCCGCGCGGCAATAAGCACGTATGTACAAGTACCGTATAA
- a CDS encoding TRAP transporter TatT component family protein, which yields MKLIQKAAFASLVLSALLLLSCKTLVGNALSTALAGANGKGVPQKKKASAADPMLAITGETDVTLVGEFFPTVLKSYEILQAANPRHIGLMTMTGSLNIMYANAFVQTPAETLPNEEFDRQHEAFERAKLHYLRGRDLCLKALDGRHAGFRASVLSGDEEAVKKACAKLGKYDVEAAYWACAGWLGAFSLDPLSADLLGTIRSPALILERAAFLAPDYNAGAIWELLCNFYMSAPSEFGGDTEKGLHCYNEALRASGGKTPGPYVTYAEAICVPAGDRGGFEDSLRKALAIDPDADPSSRLMTTIVQKKAKRLLEHASDYFLEW from the coding sequence ATGAAGCTCATACAAAAAGCGGCTTTCGCATCGCTCGTTCTATCCGCATTGCTGTTGCTTTCGTGCAAAACGCTCGTCGGCAATGCGCTTTCCACGGCGCTCGCGGGTGCGAACGGCAAGGGCGTTCCGCAAAAGAAAAAAGCGTCCGCCGCCGATCCTATGCTCGCGATCACCGGCGAAACGGACGTAACGCTCGTCGGAGAATTTTTTCCGACGGTGCTCAAAAGCTATGAAATCCTGCAAGCTGCGAATCCCCGCCATATCGGTTTGATGACGATGACGGGTTCGCTCAATATCATGTATGCGAACGCGTTCGTGCAAACTCCTGCGGAAACGCTGCCGAATGAAGAATTCGATCGCCAGCACGAAGCGTTCGAACGCGCAAAGCTGCACTACCTGCGCGGCCGCGATCTCTGTCTTAAAGCTCTCGACGGAAGGCACGCGGGTTTTCGCGCCTCCGTTTTGAGCGGAGACGAAGAGGCGGTCAAAAAGGCATGTGCAAAGCTCGGTAAATACGACGTGGAAGCTGCTTATTGGGCGTGTGCGGGCTGGCTCGGCGCGTTCAGTCTCGATCCGCTCAGCGCCGATCTTCTCGGCACTATCCGTTCTCCCGCTCTCATCCTCGAACGCGCTGCTTTTCTCGCTCCCGATTACAATGCGGGTGCGATTTGGGAGCTTTTGTGCAATTTTTACATGAGCGCTCCTTCCGAGTTCGGGGGAGATACGGAAAAAGGTCTCCATTGTTACAACGAAGCGCTCCGAGCATCGGGCGGAAAAACGCCGGGACCCTATGTCACTTATGCCGAGGCGATATGCGTTCCCGCGGGAGACAGGGGAGGCTTTGAAGACTCTCTTCGTAAAGCGCTCGCGATCGATCCCGATGCGGATCCGTCGAGCCGTCTTATGACGACGATCGTGCAAAAAAAAGCGAAGCGGCTGCTCGAACATGCGTCGGATTATTTTCTTGAATGGTGA
- a CDS encoding CPBP family intramembrane glutamic endopeptidase, producing the protein MVAVQLSPLIATLIFRKKYNEKKSYSYKLDKYSAMSIVFPIILVLLSSFILGLTGRHYVKSEYTGYLLIIGIILTIVGSVSEEIGWRGTLLSILEDKYTAFTGSLFVGVFWGAWHFFKIMNVGFVGYVLFIPTVIMLSIFITYFYTKSKNNILNAIFYHVFFNISNLVLLFARESIQLYVTVLGVSIISLLSLFIYDRDYFKLKK; encoded by the coding sequence ATGGTTGCAGTACAATTATCTCCGTTGATAGCAACTTTGATTTTTAGAAAAAAATATAATGAAAAAAAATCTTATTCTTATAAATTGGATAAGTACTCGGCAATGAGTATTGTATTCCCCATAATACTGGTTTTACTGTCTTCATTTATACTCGGTTTAACGGGAAGGCACTATGTTAAGTCGGAGTACACGGGATATTTATTGATAATCGGTATTATACTGACTATTGTCGGATCTGTCAGTGAGGAAATCGGCTGGCGAGGTACATTATTATCAATTTTGGAAGATAAATATACTGCTTTTACCGGTTCATTATTTGTCGGAGTATTTTGGGGTGCATGGCATTTTTTCAAAATAATGAATGTCGGATTTGTAGGATACGTATTATTTATTCCTACGGTTATTATGCTCAGTATTTTTATTACATATTTTTATACAAAATCAAAAAACAATATTTTAAATGCGATTTTTTATCATGTTTTTTTTAATATATCGAATCTGGTTCTTTTGTTTGCCAGAGAATCAATACAACTGTATGTAACCGTATTGGGTGTATCCATAATCTCATTACTATCATTATTTATATATGATAGAGATTATTTTAAATTAAAGAAATGA
- a CDS encoding ABC transporter substrate-binding protein: MKKLRTVLFIFVFAAAFLLAACTKKAAGKQDAKKGASVKMFQLKVEIKDAIDSYAADYTAATGIPVSVETLGGGGDYAGTLKAKAQSGNMPDIFQIEGQGGYDLWKDYIADLSDQSWVKDTDLAFKQNGKVYGFPVAIEGYGLAYNADILQKAGVDPAKLTTRKAYEDAFKLIDSKKAELGLDSVVSMAASVAGGMWWVTAQHNLACYWGGGLAFDDTSIIEMALKGKLDEKRFDQYAKYLQLLFKYADKNILQNGSYDNQVSAFARGKAAFLHQGNWVDPNLKQLGVTFKIGYAPHAFLDTEEKGLYLFAPSWWCVNAKSPNAEAAKAFLASMAETPQGHEFLVKKAGMIPAFKSVKLQPEGQLSRALMEANARGGNYGVFFGMLPDGAGRNVFGPVFDLFAQNPDAIDQFKADMKKAVAGLPNM, translated from the coding sequence ATGAAAAAGCTACGCACCGTACTTTTCATTTTTGTTTTTGCCGCTGCTTTTCTTTTAGCGGCATGCACGAAAAAAGCTGCCGGCAAGCAGGACGCCAAAAAAGGAGCATCGGTCAAAATGTTTCAGCTGAAAGTTGAAATAAAAGATGCGATCGACTCCTATGCGGCGGACTATACCGCTGCGACGGGAATCCCGGTAAGCGTCGAAACGCTCGGAGGCGGCGGCGATTACGCCGGAACGCTGAAGGCAAAGGCTCAGTCCGGAAACATGCCCGATATTTTTCAAATTGAAGGACAGGGCGGCTACGATCTTTGGAAAGACTATATTGCCGATTTAAGCGATCAAAGCTGGGTAAAGGATACCGACCTTGCATTTAAACAAAACGGAAAGGTATACGGTTTTCCGGTTGCAATCGAAGGATACGGCTTGGCTTACAATGCCGATATTTTGCAAAAAGCCGGCGTCGATCCCGCAAAGCTGACGACCCGCAAAGCGTATGAAGACGCTTTTAAACTGATTGATTCGAAAAAAGCGGAACTCGGTCTTGATTCGGTCGTATCGATGGCGGCCTCCGTTGCCGGCGGTATGTGGTGGGTCACGGCTCAGCACAATTTGGCCTGCTATTGGGGCGGCGGTCTTGCTTTTGACGATACGTCGATTATCGAGATGGCGCTGAAAGGCAAGCTGGATGAAAAACGCTTCGACCAATACGCGAAATACCTGCAGCTTTTGTTTAAATACGCCGACAAAAACATTTTGCAAAACGGCAGCTACGACAATCAGGTATCGGCCTTTGCGCGCGGCAAGGCGGCATTTTTGCATCAGGGCAACTGGGTGGATCCGAACCTGAAGCAGCTTGGCGTTACGTTTAAAATCGGCTATGCGCCGCACGCCTTCCTCGATACCGAAGAAAAAGGTTTGTACCTGTTCGCTCCGAGCTGGTGGTGCGTTAACGCGAAGAGCCCCAACGCCGAAGCCGCAAAAGCCTTTTTGGCGTCCATGGCCGAAACTCCCCAGGGACACGAATTTTTGGTAAAAAAAGCGGGCATGATTCCCGCCTTTAAATCCGTAAAACTGCAGCCGGAAGGCCAGTTGAGCCGCGCGCTTATGGAAGCGAACGCCAGAGGCGGCAACTACGGCGTATTTTTCGGTATGCTGCCCGACGGTGCGGGACGGAACGTATTCGGCCCCGTCTTCGATCTGTTTGCCCAAAACCCCGACGCCATCGATCAATTTAAAGCCGACATGAAAAAGGCCGTTGCGGGTTTGCCGAATATGTAA
- the vapC gene encoding type II toxin-antitoxin system tRNA(fMet)-specific endonuclease VapC, protein MYFVDSDTCIYFMNGKYPSVRDKFLSISPKEIKVSSVVKAELLLGAYKSRNREQTTRKVLNFLKPFEIVPFTDEMTDDYAEIRSELEKSGKPIGANDYFIAATARYKKGIIVTNNADEFSRISKLELVNWVK, encoded by the coding sequence ATGTATTTTGTAGATTCCGACACCTGCATCTATTTTATGAACGGAAAATATCCTTCTGTAAGAGACAAGTTCCTTTCAATATCGCCAAAAGAGATAAAAGTTTCTTCTGTGGTAAAGGCGGAATTATTGCTTGGGGCGTATAAAAGCCGGAACCGAGAACAGACAACAAGAAAAGTTCTGAATTTTCTAAAACCTTTTGAAATTGTTCCGTTCACTGACGAAATGACAGATGATTATGCTGAAATTCGTTCCGAATTGGAAAAATCGGGAAAACCTATAGGTGCGAATGATTACTTTATTGCGGCAACAGCCCGCTATAAAAAGGGAATTATCGTCACAAATAACGCAGATGAGTTTTCAAGAATTAGTAAATTGGAATTAGTGAACTGGGTAAAATAA
- a CDS encoding type II toxin-antitoxin system RelE/ParE family toxin, whose protein sequence is MIRSFDDIETEAICKGNKSKKLPMTIQNIARRKLRMIEAAKVVEDLRIPPGNRLEKLVGNLDGFYSIRINDQWRIVFKFENGGAENVRITDYH, encoded by the coding sequence ATGATAAGAAGTTTTGATGATATAGAAACAGAAGCAATATGCAAAGGTAATAAAAGTAAAAAATTACCGATGACGATTCAGAATATTGCAAGAAGAAAACTTCGAATGATTGAAGCTGCAAAAGTTGTAGAAGATTTAAGGATCCCTCCAGGTAATCGTTTGGAAAAACTCGTTGGGAATTTAGACGGATTTTATTCAATCAGAATAAATGATCAATGGAGAATTGTATTTAAGTTTGAAAATGGAGGTGCAGAAAATGTTAGAATCACAGATTACCACTGA
- a CDS encoding AbrB/MazE/SpoVT family DNA-binding domain-containing protein, whose translation MQAVVQKWGNSLGFRIPSFWAKDNNVRSGSKIVLDNHAINGCILSDQVKNLDWTQRNCAFIEKATEDEINSVVDNIKLMIE comes from the coding sequence ATGCAGGCAGTAGTTCAGAAATGGGGTAACAGCCTCGGTTTTAGGATTCCTTCTTTTTGGGCAAAAGATAACAATGTAAGAAGCGGCAGTAAAATTGTATTGGACAATCATGCTATCAACGGCTGTATTTTGAGCGACCAAGTAAAAAATCTTGACTGGACTCAAAGAAACTGTGCCTTTATCGAAAAGGCAACGGAAGATGAAATAAATTCTGTCGTTGATAATATAAAATTGATGATTGAGTAG
- a CDS encoding HigA family addiction module antitoxin — MLESQITTDEKLPNIHPGEILKEDFLDAMNISAYRLAKEINVPETRISEIIHGKRSITADTAIRFSKFFGTTAEFWLNLQNLYDLEEENKNHFLEFETIKMYAYA; from the coding sequence ATGTTAGAATCACAGATTACCACTGATGAAAAATTACCAAATATTCATCCTGGAGAAATTCTCAAAGAAGATTTTTTAGATGCGATGAATATTTCTGCATATCGTCTGGCAAAAGAAATCAATGTTCCTGAAACAAGAATCTCAGAAATAATTCATGGAAAGCGTTCAATTACTGCGGATACCGCTATCAGATTTTCAAAATTCTTTGGAACAACAGCTGAATTTTGGCTCAATCTTCAGAATTTGTATGATCTAGAAGAAGAAAACAAGAATCACTTCCTAGAATTTGAAACAATAAAAATGTACGCCTATGCCTAA
- the dctP gene encoding TRAP transporter substrate-binding protein DctP, with product MKLRFIVFSILFACAAALPAQQVKTLKIATVAPSRSAWDVQERILAQDWAKGTGGAIQMQFMGTNAMGGETGVVQKLNAVRPGQKAPIDGAIFTSLGIATLAPETHILTTAVPFMFRNQEEVDLVLNTFAPGFQKAIAAKGYVLLGWFNVGWAYFYTKKPVHTPSDLKTQKLSVAGMGLPKLSDAFKAAGFRTEDISPDKLLQSVKTPGGVEGFYSIPMYAYAGQYYKSLPYILDAPICPVMAALILSEQVWADISPAHKTAMLNGVKKAQANFIAAQNTSDKEYLDRCVEGGCTLVKLTAAERKVMEETLNKDAAAMIKTGLLDEKFYADIEALLKRRRGE from the coding sequence ATGAAATTACGTTTTATTGTTTTTTCGATACTGTTTGCGTGCGCTGCCGCATTGCCGGCGCAGCAGGTTAAAACGCTTAAAATAGCGACCGTCGCGCCGAGCCGTTCCGCATGGGATGTGCAGGAGCGCATCCTCGCGCAGGATTGGGCGAAGGGTACCGGCGGGGCGATCCAAATGCAGTTTATGGGAACGAACGCGATGGGAGGAGAGACGGGCGTCGTCCAAAAACTCAATGCCGTTCGACCGGGGCAAAAGGCGCCGATCGACGGAGCGATCTTTACGAGCCTCGGTATCGCAACGCTCGCGCCTGAAACGCATATTTTGACGACGGCCGTTCCGTTTATGTTTCGGAATCAGGAAGAAGTCGATTTGGTACTGAATACCTTCGCACCCGGTTTTCAAAAGGCGATTGCCGCAAAAGGGTATGTGCTGCTCGGCTGGTTTAACGTCGGTTGGGCGTATTTTTACACGAAAAAGCCGGTGCATACGCCTTCCGATTTAAAGACGCAAAAACTTTCAGTTGCGGGCATGGGACTGCCAAAGCTTTCCGATGCATTCAAAGCGGCCGGTTTCCGTACCGAAGACATTTCGCCCGATAAGCTTTTACAGAGCGTTAAAACGCCCGGCGGCGTCGAAGGTTTTTATTCCATTCCGATGTACGCTTATGCGGGACAGTATTATAAATCGCTTCCGTACATTCTCGACGCTCCCATTTGCCCCGTTATGGCCGCGCTCATTTTATCGGAGCAGGTATGGGCGGATATTTCCCCTGCGCATAAAACGGCTATGCTGAACGGAGTCAAAAAAGCGCAGGCGAATTTTATTGCGGCACAGAATACTTCCGATAAAGAATATCTCGACCGCTGCGTCGAAGGCGGCTGTACCCTCGTCAAGCTCACCGCCGCGGAGCGAAAAGTCATGGAAGAAACGCTCAACAAAGACGCCGCCGCGATGATAAAAACCGGTCTCCTCGACGAAAAATTTTATGCCGATATCGAAGCGCTTTTAAAACGCCGCCGCGGTGAATAA
- a CDS encoding TRAP transporter large permease subunit, translating into MLRKIENVLAVALIAIVAVLPLFLKFMQGVCRVQVPGADIAVLHFVFLFASVAGLVTWREDRHLSLASLTSAFGEKIRRPIEAIKTGGASCILSALFIDAFCQLVNPAQFDAHFWGMSVRIFFASLPLCYFGIIAMIACRKGNLIASLIGMAFGLFISMGPFTGILYYLFGMENAPSLYAINDAWLSFSKIALLPIIVILSALAFFGMPLFLVLGGIAYVLFSASGGYVDVIPLETYRILTDRNIAAIPLFTIAGYILSQSSAGNRYVAVFKSLMGPFRGGTVIAAVIVTTFFSTFTGVSGITILALGPLLAVVLTGSGYSKDRAESLVTASGAIGLLFPPSAAIIMYATVNYFSVDVFDLFKGAIIPGCIMAISMMATGVVLDKRGERPKFSGKEARDAVLHCIPELLMPVFISVFYFKGVFDLFEVAAFAVIYAFCLSVFVRRDFTLTKSARVVASSVPVSGGVLFILGAASGISYFMLDANVPAILSGFITQYVKNPYVFLILMNLVLLVVGCLMDMFSAILIVSPLLLPLAESFGVSAVRAAVIFLMNLSIGFLTPPVGMDLFISSYTFDKPLSRVVKGILPFLIVQFAVLMLVTYVPFFTEALL; encoded by the coding sequence ATGCTGCGAAAAATCGAAAACGTTTTAGCCGTCGCTCTCATTGCGATCGTCGCTGTGCTCCCGCTTTTTTTGAAATTTATGCAGGGAGTGTGCCGCGTGCAAGTGCCCGGCGCCGATATCGCCGTGCTTCACTTCGTGTTTTTATTTGCAAGCGTTGCGGGTCTTGTAACATGGCGCGAAGACAGGCATTTGAGCCTCGCCTCTCTGACTTCGGCGTTCGGCGAAAAGATCCGCCGTCCGATCGAAGCGATTAAAACGGGAGGGGCAAGCTGTATCCTTTCGGCGCTTTTTATCGATGCCTTTTGTCAGCTTGTCAATCCCGCTCAGTTCGACGCTCACTTTTGGGGCATGAGCGTTCGGATTTTTTTCGCATCTCTTCCGCTGTGCTATTTCGGCATCATCGCCATGATCGCATGCAGAAAAGGCAATCTCATCGCTTCACTCATCGGTATGGCGTTCGGCCTTTTTATTTCGATGGGGCCTTTTACCGGCATTCTGTATTATCTTTTCGGCATGGAAAACGCTCCGTCTCTGTACGCGATAAACGATGCGTGGCTTTCGTTTTCGAAAATCGCGCTTTTGCCGATCATCGTCATTCTTTCAGCTCTCGCATTTTTCGGCATGCCGCTCTTTCTCGTGCTCGGCGGTATCGCATACGTGCTCTTTTCCGCGAGCGGCGGCTATGTTGACGTCATCCCGCTTGAAACGTACCGCATACTTACCGACCGAAATATCGCGGCAATTCCGCTTTTTACGATTGCAGGTTACATTCTTTCTCAAAGCAGTGCGGGAAATCGTTATGTCGCCGTGTTCAAATCGCTCATGGGACCTTTTCGCGGCGGAACGGTTATCGCGGCCGTCATCGTGACGACGTTTTTCAGCACTTTTACCGGCGTTTCCGGCATAACGATCCTTGCGCTCGGCCCGCTGCTTGCCGTCGTACTCACGGGTTCCGGCTATTCCAAAGACAGAGCCGAGTCTCTCGTAACCGCATCCGGTGCGATAGGTTTGCTTTTTCCGCCGAGCGCCGCCATCATCATGTACGCGACCGTCAATTATTTTTCCGTCGACGTGTTCGACCTTTTCAAAGGCGCGATTATTCCCGGCTGTATTATGGCGATTTCGATGATGGCGACGGGCGTCGTGCTGGATAAGAGGGGAGAGCGGCCGAAGTTTTCCGGAAAAGAAGCGCGCGATGCCGTCCTTCATTGCATTCCCGAACTGCTCATGCCGGTCTTTATTTCCGTGTTTTATTTTAAAGGCGTGTTCGATCTCTTTGAAGTTGCGGCTTTCGCCGTCATTTACGCGTTTTGTCTTTCGGTATTCGTCCGCCGCGATTTTACTTTAACAAAATCGGCTCGTGTCGTCGCTTCGAGCGTTCCCGTTTCAGGCGGCGTTTTGTTTATCCTCGGTGCCGCATCGGGCATCTCCTATTTTATGCTCGATGCGAACGTTCCGGCGATCCTGTCGGGTTTTATCACGCAGTACGTAAAAAATCCGTACGTGTTTTTGATATTGATGAACCTCGTCCTGCTCGTCGTCGGCTGTCTCATGGATATGTTTTCCGCGATCCTCATCGTTTCCCCGCTTTTGCTGCCGCTCGCGGAATCTTTCGGCGTGAGTGCGGTCAGAGCCGCCGTCATATTTTTGATGAACCTATCAATCGGATTTTTAACGCCGCCGGTCGGCATGGATCTGTTTATTTCGTCCTATACTTTCGATAAGCCGCTTTCCCGCGTCGTAAAAGGCATCCTTCCGTTTTTGATCGTACAGTTTGCCGTCCTCATGCTTGTCACCTACGTGCCGTTTTTTACGGAAGCGCTTTTGTAA